A genome region from Pseudanabaena sp. Chao 1811 includes the following:
- a CDS encoding FtsX-like permease family protein: MIFAVPLAWLQLTYEKSRLLVAIAGITFAVVLMFLQLGFRDALFTSAIRLQSNLVGDLVIISPQSTNLVGMRNFSQRRLYQTLGMKEVDSVNPVYIGLAAWKIKEDPAGQTRNILILGANPDAKVFKMAGAESNINRVKTEDVVLFDRASRAEFGPIVSECGSLALKTIFSEEAFTCKNLVNREVANRKLIIGGLFELGASFAADGTLITSDTNFLRIFDNRRAGLINAGLINLKPDASPYEAMRNFILEQNGDTVVLPRDKLQPDGKKVRILYKESIGADGKVIREEDKNKVLISKSDLTVEDLQKSQDAAIDDTRILTMQGYIEFEKGYWQKSTAIGFIFSLGTVMGFIVGIVIVYQILYTDVSDHLAEYATLKAMGYNNLYLAQVVIQEAFVLSILGFIPGLGISFGLYNLTKNATLLPLYIWDKAIPVMILTMIMCVISGAISLRKVQSADPAEIFG; this comes from the coding sequence ATGATTTTTGCTGTACCTCTCGCTTGGTTACAACTTACCTACGAAAAAAGTCGTCTTCTGGTTGCGATCGCAGGGATAACTTTTGCGGTTGTCTTGATGTTTTTACAACTGGGCTTTCGCGATGCTCTCTTTACCAGTGCGATTCGACTCCAAAGCAATCTCGTTGGAGATTTGGTAATTATCAGTCCGCAGTCCACCAACCTTGTCGGGATGCGAAATTTCTCCCAACGTCGCCTTTATCAAACCTTAGGGATGAAGGAAGTTGATTCCGTAAATCCAGTTTATATCGGACTTGCCGCTTGGAAAATCAAAGAAGATCCTGCGGGACAAACTCGGAATATTTTGATATTAGGAGCAAATCCTGATGCGAAGGTCTTTAAAATGGCTGGTGCTGAATCAAATATCAATCGTGTTAAAACTGAGGATGTGGTTCTATTTGATCGCGCTTCCCGTGCTGAGTTTGGACCTATTGTCAGTGAATGTGGTTCCTTAGCTCTCAAAACCATTTTCAGTGAGGAAGCCTTTACCTGTAAAAATTTAGTTAATCGCGAGGTCGCCAATCGTAAGCTCATCATCGGCGGCTTATTTGAGCTAGGTGCATCCTTTGCCGCTGATGGCACACTCATTACCAGTGACACCAACTTTCTAAGGATTTTTGATAACCGTCGTGCAGGGTTGATTAACGCTGGCTTGATCAATTTGAAACCTGATGCATCGCCTTACGAAGCTATGCGAAATTTTATTCTTGAGCAAAATGGTGATACCGTTGTTTTGCCTCGCGATAAGTTACAACCCGACGGCAAAAAAGTTCGGATTTTGTATAAAGAAAGCATTGGTGCGGATGGTAAGGTGATCCGTGAAGAAGACAAAAATAAAGTACTGATCTCCAAATCAGATTTGACAGTTGAAGATCTGCAAAAATCTCAGGATGCAGCGATCGATGATACCCGTATCTTAACGATGCAGGGCTATATCGAATTCGAGAAGGGATATTGGCAAAAGAGTACAGCGATCGGATTTATTTTCAGTCTTGGTACAGTCATGGGCTTCATTGTTGGGATTGTGATTGTCTATCAAATTCTCTACACTGATGTATCCGATCATCTTGCGGAATATGCCACACTCAAGGCAATGGGCTATAACAACTTATACCTCGCTCAAGTGGTAATTCAGGAAGCATTTGTATTATCAATTCTCGGATTTATTCCCGGGCTAGGTATCTCTTTTGGACTTTATAATCTCACCAAAAATGCCACCTTGTTACCATTGTATATTTGGGATAAAGCTATTCCCGTCATGATCTTAACTATGATTATGTGTGTGATCTCAGGAGCAATATCGCTACGCAAAGTTCAATCTGCTGATCCTGCGGAAATTTTTGGATAA
- a CDS encoding ABC exporter membrane fusion protein produces the protein MQVDEQSGKQAETAIEVGNIENPPTASPQNTQPNTMKNVLEPKRSNKYLIPAIALALALLGVSIWFVLGRSNNPSSTTSTPANNATNKEQSRAISALGRLEPQGEVIKVASPSALGTSRIVKLLVKEGDMVKQGQVIAVLDSYDRSVAALLQAQSQAQESERNLAKVRAGAKSGDIIAQEGNVLSAAANIKVLEANATRIRSELEIAGRDYNRFLQVYKEGAISQTVLDTYRLKVETLQGQFTQAEQQIQQAQFQLRQSQGLLNSVREVRPTDVQFAEAQLQTAIVNVKKAEVDLDLSQVRAPIDGQVLKINSKTGEVVSQTNGVMDLGNTKQMYVVAEIYETDIGKIKVGQKATIQSEAFDGEITGKVDSIGLRIAKNDVLGTDPAAKTDARIIEIKIKLDDSQKVSGLTNLQVRVKVEV, from the coding sequence ATGCAGGTAGATGAACAATCAGGAAAACAAGCAGAAACAGCCATAGAGGTGGGTAATATTGAGAATCCACCAACCGCATCTCCCCAAAATACTCAACCTAACACGATGAAAAATGTCCTAGAACCAAAACGATCTAACAAATACTTAATTCCTGCGATCGCACTGGCTTTAGCATTACTAGGCGTGAGTATTTGGTTTGTACTGGGGCGCTCTAATAACCCATCATCAACTACATCTACACCTGCCAATAATGCTACTAACAAAGAACAGTCCAGAGCCATTAGTGCCTTAGGTCGATTGGAACCACAGGGCGAAGTGATCAAAGTTGCGTCACCCTCAGCCCTCGGCACATCTCGCATTGTAAAATTGCTGGTCAAAGAAGGCGATATGGTTAAACAAGGTCAGGTAATTGCAGTTCTAGATAGCTACGATCGCTCAGTTGCTGCCTTGCTCCAAGCTCAAAGTCAAGCCCAAGAAAGTGAACGTAATCTTGCCAAAGTGCGGGCTGGGGCAAAAAGTGGTGACATCATCGCCCAAGAAGGCAACGTGCTGTCTGCCGCCGCTAATATCAAAGTCCTTGAAGCTAATGCGACGAGAATTCGCTCTGAACTAGAAATCGCAGGTAGAGATTACAATCGTTTCCTTCAGGTTTATAAAGAGGGAGCCATTTCTCAAACAGTGCTAGATACCTACCGACTCAAGGTTGAAACTCTGCAAGGGCAGTTTACGCAAGCAGAGCAGCAAATTCAGCAAGCTCAATTCCAATTGAGGCAGTCTCAAGGTTTGTTAAATAGCGTGAGAGAAGTTCGCCCTACGGATGTGCAATTTGCTGAAGCTCAATTACAAACAGCGATCGTAAATGTCAAAAAAGCCGAAGTTGATCTTGATTTATCTCAAGTTCGCGCTCCTATTGATGGACAAGTTCTCAAAATCAACTCTAAAACTGGAGAAGTTGTCAGTCAGACGAATGGAGTAATGGATCTTGGCAACACAAAACAGATGTATGTGGTTGCCGAAATCTATGAAACTGACATCGGCAAAATTAAAGTTGGACAGAAAGCAACCATTCAAAGTGAAGCCTTTGATGGAGAGATTACAGGCAAGGTGGATAGTATTGGTTTGCGGATTGCCAAAAATGATGTTCTTGGTACTGATCCTGCGGCTAAGACCGATGCGCGCATCATTGAAATCAAAATCAAGCTTGATGATAGTCAAAAAGTTTCAGGGCTTACCAATTTACAAGTTAGAGTCAAAGTTGAAGTTTAA